A window of the Eulemur rufifrons isolate Redbay chromosome 6, OSU_ERuf_1, whole genome shotgun sequence genome harbors these coding sequences:
- the SPI1 gene encoding transcription factor PU.1 isoform X1, with protein sequence MLQACKMEGFPLVPPQPSEDLVPYDTDLYQRQSHEYYPYLSSDGESHSDHYWDFHPHHVHSEFESFAENHFTELQSVQPPQLQQLYRHMELEQMHVLDTPMAPPHASLGHQVSYLPRMCLPSYQPLSPAQPSSDEEEGERQSPPLEVSDGEADGLEPGPGLLHGETGSKKKIRLYQFLLDLLRSGDMKDSIWWVDKDKGTFQFSSKHKEALAHRWGIQKGNRKKMTYQKMARALRNYGKTGEVKKVKKKLTYQFSGEVLGRGGLAERRHPPH encoded by the exons ATGTTACAGGCGTGCAAAATGGAAGGGTTTCCCCTCGTCCCCCCT CAGCCATCGGAAGACCTGGTTCCCTATGACACAGATCTGTACCAACGCCAGTCGCACGAATATTACCCCTATCTCAGCAGTGATGGGGAGAGCCACAGTG ACCATTACTGGGACTTCCACCCCCACCACGTGCACAGCGAGTTCGAGAGCTTCGCTGAGAACCACTTCACGGAGCTGCAGAGCGTGCAGCCCCCCCAGTTGCAGCAGCTCTACCGCCACATGGAGCTGGAGCAGATGCACGTCCTCGACACCCCCATGGCGCCACCCCACGCCAGCCTCGGCCACCAG GTCTCCTACCTGCCCCGGATGTGCCTCCCCTCCTACCAGCCCCTGTCcccggcccagcccagctcagatGAGGAGGAGGGCGAGCGGCAGAGCCCCCCGCTGGAGGTGTCTGACGGCGAGGCTGACGGCCTGGAGCCCGGGCCTGGGCTCCTCCATGGTGAAACAG GCAGCAAGAAGAAGATCCGCCTGTACCAGTTCCTGCTGGACCTGCTGCGCAGCGGCGACATGAAGGACAGCATCTGGTGGGTGGACAAGGACAAGGGCACCTTCCAGTTCTCGTCCAAGCACAAGGAGGCGCTGGCGCACCGCTGGGGCATCCAGAAGGGCAACCGCAAGAAGATGACCTACCAGAAGATGGCGCGCGCGCTGCGCAACTACGGCAAGACGGGCGAGGTGAAGAAGGTGAAGAAGAAGCTCACCTACCAGTTCAGCGGGGAGGTGCTGGGCCGCGGGGGCCTGGCCGAGCGGCGCCACCCGCCCCACTGA
- the SPI1 gene encoding transcription factor PU.1 isoform X2 has translation MLQACKMEGFPLVPPPSEDLVPYDTDLYQRQSHEYYPYLSSDGESHSDHYWDFHPHHVHSEFESFAENHFTELQSVQPPQLQQLYRHMELEQMHVLDTPMAPPHASLGHQVSYLPRMCLPSYQPLSPAQPSSDEEEGERQSPPLEVSDGEADGLEPGPGLLHGETGSKKKIRLYQFLLDLLRSGDMKDSIWWVDKDKGTFQFSSKHKEALAHRWGIQKGNRKKMTYQKMARALRNYGKTGEVKKVKKKLTYQFSGEVLGRGGLAERRHPPH, from the exons ATGTTACAGGCGTGCAAAATGGAAGGGTTTCCCCTCGTCCCCCCT CCATCGGAAGACCTGGTTCCCTATGACACAGATCTGTACCAACGCCAGTCGCACGAATATTACCCCTATCTCAGCAGTGATGGGGAGAGCCACAGTG ACCATTACTGGGACTTCCACCCCCACCACGTGCACAGCGAGTTCGAGAGCTTCGCTGAGAACCACTTCACGGAGCTGCAGAGCGTGCAGCCCCCCCAGTTGCAGCAGCTCTACCGCCACATGGAGCTGGAGCAGATGCACGTCCTCGACACCCCCATGGCGCCACCCCACGCCAGCCTCGGCCACCAG GTCTCCTACCTGCCCCGGATGTGCCTCCCCTCCTACCAGCCCCTGTCcccggcccagcccagctcagatGAGGAGGAGGGCGAGCGGCAGAGCCCCCCGCTGGAGGTGTCTGACGGCGAGGCTGACGGCCTGGAGCCCGGGCCTGGGCTCCTCCATGGTGAAACAG GCAGCAAGAAGAAGATCCGCCTGTACCAGTTCCTGCTGGACCTGCTGCGCAGCGGCGACATGAAGGACAGCATCTGGTGGGTGGACAAGGACAAGGGCACCTTCCAGTTCTCGTCCAAGCACAAGGAGGCGCTGGCGCACCGCTGGGGCATCCAGAAGGGCAACCGCAAGAAGATGACCTACCAGAAGATGGCGCGCGCGCTGCGCAACTACGGCAAGACGGGCGAGGTGAAGAAGGTGAAGAAGAAGCTCACCTACCAGTTCAGCGGGGAGGTGCTGGGCCGCGGGGGCCTGGCCGAGCGGCGCCACCCGCCCCACTGA